From Scleropages formosus chromosome 9, fSclFor1.1, whole genome shotgun sequence, one genomic window encodes:
- the rhpn1 gene encoding rhophilin-1 isoform X1 translates to MSDHGSEEALPPPEDHSGRAGSMRKGCDPMLMTLRSRLQHRRARINQQINKELRMRAGAENLFRATTNHKVRETVALELSFVNSNLQLLKEELEELNSNMEVYQTESESVNVPMIPLGLKETKEVDLSAALKDFICEHYGEDGLQYENEIRELADLRQMMEFFIFGGGEHAVGTFQAMRTPSRSEAGVELLMEYYNQLYFLDQRFFPVGKTLGVYFHWYDSLTGVPSCQRALAFEKGSVLFNMGALYTQIGARQDRCTSEGIDSAIEAFQRAAGAFSYLKENFSNAPSLDMSAASLAMLVRLMLAQVQECVFERVLLLLRDDQFTTHLQVAQEAAQVSDMYWLVLQTMGQPLVKDYVPFSWATMAQVKTEHFRALSHYYAAVALCEHAQSTQWDDGAGERALHHFHTSTPKGPPLGHVLQDPEERRKLGKAHLRRAIMRHEEAMRVHSLCKILRKMDILQEVLSLMHKRSLHCYSHIDHEDDFFETVEAPDVQSKTEQKPEIKTPDFSRVQVTDIFRRLGPLPIFSARNRRSAPRVVILQRSDGGLGLTLRGDSPVLVAGVVPGGCAAEAGLREGDYIVSVNGVDCKWAKHADVVHTLKTYSESGVELCVITLLSPEVHGQVERRAAVHPPGGNKENALHQASPTSTKGYGPTSLLTWNRKKGGSGGAGEATKRFSGTLGLGFRTLQDKAVC, encoded by the exons ATGTCCGACCACGGGTCGGAGGAAGCGCTCCCCCCGCCGGAGGACCACAGCGGCCGCGCAGGGAGCATGCGCAAG GGCTGCGACCCCATGCTGATGACTCTGCGCAGTCGACTGCAGCATCGGAGGGCCAGGATCAACCAGCAGATCAACAAAGAGCTGCGCATGCGTGCCGGGGCTGAGAACCTGTTCAG GGCCACCACCAATCACAAGGTGAGGGAGACTGTGGCGCTGGAGCTCAGCTTTGTCAACTCcaacctgcagctgctgaaagaggagctggaggagctcaaCAGCAACATGGAGGTCTACCAGACAGAAAG TGAGTCGGTCAACGTACCCATGATCCCGCTGGGCTTGAAGGAAACTAAAGAGGTGGACCTCTCCGCTGCACTGAAG GACTTCATCTGCGAGCACTACGGTGAAGATGGCTTGCAGTACGAGAACGAGATCAGGGAGCTCGCGGACCTTCGACAG ATGATGGAGTTTTTCATATTTGGAGGAGGTGAACATGCTGTCGGCACATTTCAG GCCATGCGCACCCCCAGCCGCAGCGAGGCGGGCGTGGAGCTGTTGATGGAGTACTACAACCAGCTGTACTTCTTGGACCAGCGCTTCTTCCCTGTTGGCAAGACCCTGGGCGTGTACTTCCACTG GTATGACTCCCTCACAGGTGTGCCCTCCTGCCAGCGGGCCCTGGCCTTTGAGAAGGGCAGCGTCCTCTTCAACATGGGGGCACTTTACACTCAGATCGGTGCCCGCCAGGACCGCTGCACCAGCGAGGGCATTGACAGCGCCATCGAGGCCTTCCAGCGCGCTGCCG GAGCATTCAGCTATCTGAAGGAGAACTTCTCCAACGCGCCCAGCCTGGACATGAGCGCTGCCTCACTGGCCATGCTCGTGCGCCTCATGCTGGCCCAGgtgcaggagtgtgtgtttgagcgtgtgctgctgcttctgcgGGATGACCAGTTCACCACCCACCTGCAGGTGGCGCAGGAGGCGGCGCAG GTTTCGGACATGTACTGGCTCGTTCTGCAGACCATGGGGCAACCGCTGGTCAAGGACTACGTTCCTTTCTCCTGGGCCACCATGGCACAGGTCAAGACGGAGCACTTCCGTGCACTTTCTCACTATTACGCCGCCGTGGCCCTCTGTGAGCACGCTC AGTCCACACAGTGGGACGATGGCGCTGGGGAGCGCGCCCTGCACCACTTCCACACGAGCACGCCCAAAGGACCGCCCCTCGGCCACGTTTTGCAGGACCCTGAGGAGAGGCGCAAGCTTG GTAAAGCACACCTGCGGCGTGCCATCATGCGCCACGAGGAGGCCATGCGTGTGCACAGCCTCTGTAAGATCCTGCGGAAGATGGACATCCTGCAGGAGGTGCTGTCCTTGATGCACAAGCGCTCGCTGCACTGCTACTCCCACATCGATCACGAGGATGACTTCTTTGAGACGGTCGAGGCGCCCGATGTGCAGT CAAAGACTGAACAGAAGCCGGAAATAAAGACCCCCGACTTCTCCAGAGTGCAGGTGACGGACATCTTCCGGCGGCTG GGCCCGCTGCCCATCTTCTCTGCCCGGAACCGCAGGAGCGCTCCACGGGTCGTGATCCTGCAGCGGTCCGACGGAGGCCTGGGGCTCACGCTGAGGGGCGACTCTCCTGTGCTCGTAGCCGGGGTCGTTCCCGGGGGCTGCGCCGCG GAGGCAGGGCTTCGTGAAGGAGACTATATAGTGTCGGTGAATGGAGTGGACTGCAAGTGGGCCAAACACGCTGACGTGGTACATACCCTCAAAACCTACAGCGAGAGTGGCGTGGAGCTCTGTGTCATCACCCTGCTGTCCCCAGAGGTGCACGGACAG GTGGAGAGGAGGGCCGCAGTGCATCCCCCCGGAGGAAACAAGGAGAATGCCCTTCACCAGGCAAGCCCCACCTCCACCAAGGGGTATGGCCCCACGTCGCTCCTCACGTGGAACAGGAAGAAAGGAGGGAGTGGAGGAGCAGGCGAGGCCACCAAGAGGTTCAGTGGGACCTTGGGCCTGGGGTTCAGGACCCTGCAAGACAAGGCTGTGTGCTGA
- the rhpn1 gene encoding rhophilin-1 isoform X2 → MSDHGSEEALPPPEDHSGRAGSMRKGCDPMLMTLRSRLQHRRARINQQINKELRMRAGAENLFRATTNHKVRETVALELSFVNSNLQLLKEELEELNSNMEVYQTESESVNVPMIPLGLKETKEVDLSAALKDFICEHYGEDGLQYENEIRELADLRQAMRTPSRSEAGVELLMEYYNQLYFLDQRFFPVGKTLGVYFHWYDSLTGVPSCQRALAFEKGSVLFNMGALYTQIGARQDRCTSEGIDSAIEAFQRAAGAFSYLKENFSNAPSLDMSAASLAMLVRLMLAQVQECVFERVLLLLRDDQFTTHLQVAQEAAQVSDMYWLVLQTMGQPLVKDYVPFSWATMAQVKTEHFRALSHYYAAVALCEHAQSTQWDDGAGERALHHFHTSTPKGPPLGHVLQDPEERRKLGKAHLRRAIMRHEEAMRVHSLCKILRKMDILQEVLSLMHKRSLHCYSHIDHEDDFFETVEAPDVQSKTEQKPEIKTPDFSRVQVTDIFRRLGPLPIFSARNRRSAPRVVILQRSDGGLGLTLRGDSPVLVAGVVPGGCAAEAGLREGDYIVSVNGVDCKWAKHADVVHTLKTYSESGVELCVITLLSPEVHGQVERRAAVHPPGGNKENALHQASPTSTKGYGPTSLLTWNRKKGGSGGAGEATKRFSGTLGLGFRTLQDKAVC, encoded by the exons ATGTCCGACCACGGGTCGGAGGAAGCGCTCCCCCCGCCGGAGGACCACAGCGGCCGCGCAGGGAGCATGCGCAAG GGCTGCGACCCCATGCTGATGACTCTGCGCAGTCGACTGCAGCATCGGAGGGCCAGGATCAACCAGCAGATCAACAAAGAGCTGCGCATGCGTGCCGGGGCTGAGAACCTGTTCAG GGCCACCACCAATCACAAGGTGAGGGAGACTGTGGCGCTGGAGCTCAGCTTTGTCAACTCcaacctgcagctgctgaaagaggagctggaggagctcaaCAGCAACATGGAGGTCTACCAGACAGAAAG TGAGTCGGTCAACGTACCCATGATCCCGCTGGGCTTGAAGGAAACTAAAGAGGTGGACCTCTCCGCTGCACTGAAG GACTTCATCTGCGAGCACTACGGTGAAGATGGCTTGCAGTACGAGAACGAGATCAGGGAGCTCGCGGACCTTCGACAG GCCATGCGCACCCCCAGCCGCAGCGAGGCGGGCGTGGAGCTGTTGATGGAGTACTACAACCAGCTGTACTTCTTGGACCAGCGCTTCTTCCCTGTTGGCAAGACCCTGGGCGTGTACTTCCACTG GTATGACTCCCTCACAGGTGTGCCCTCCTGCCAGCGGGCCCTGGCCTTTGAGAAGGGCAGCGTCCTCTTCAACATGGGGGCACTTTACACTCAGATCGGTGCCCGCCAGGACCGCTGCACCAGCGAGGGCATTGACAGCGCCATCGAGGCCTTCCAGCGCGCTGCCG GAGCATTCAGCTATCTGAAGGAGAACTTCTCCAACGCGCCCAGCCTGGACATGAGCGCTGCCTCACTGGCCATGCTCGTGCGCCTCATGCTGGCCCAGgtgcaggagtgtgtgtttgagcgtgtgctgctgcttctgcgGGATGACCAGTTCACCACCCACCTGCAGGTGGCGCAGGAGGCGGCGCAG GTTTCGGACATGTACTGGCTCGTTCTGCAGACCATGGGGCAACCGCTGGTCAAGGACTACGTTCCTTTCTCCTGGGCCACCATGGCACAGGTCAAGACGGAGCACTTCCGTGCACTTTCTCACTATTACGCCGCCGTGGCCCTCTGTGAGCACGCTC AGTCCACACAGTGGGACGATGGCGCTGGGGAGCGCGCCCTGCACCACTTCCACACGAGCACGCCCAAAGGACCGCCCCTCGGCCACGTTTTGCAGGACCCTGAGGAGAGGCGCAAGCTTG GTAAAGCACACCTGCGGCGTGCCATCATGCGCCACGAGGAGGCCATGCGTGTGCACAGCCTCTGTAAGATCCTGCGGAAGATGGACATCCTGCAGGAGGTGCTGTCCTTGATGCACAAGCGCTCGCTGCACTGCTACTCCCACATCGATCACGAGGATGACTTCTTTGAGACGGTCGAGGCGCCCGATGTGCAGT CAAAGACTGAACAGAAGCCGGAAATAAAGACCCCCGACTTCTCCAGAGTGCAGGTGACGGACATCTTCCGGCGGCTG GGCCCGCTGCCCATCTTCTCTGCCCGGAACCGCAGGAGCGCTCCACGGGTCGTGATCCTGCAGCGGTCCGACGGAGGCCTGGGGCTCACGCTGAGGGGCGACTCTCCTGTGCTCGTAGCCGGGGTCGTTCCCGGGGGCTGCGCCGCG GAGGCAGGGCTTCGTGAAGGAGACTATATAGTGTCGGTGAATGGAGTGGACTGCAAGTGGGCCAAACACGCTGACGTGGTACATACCCTCAAAACCTACAGCGAGAGTGGCGTGGAGCTCTGTGTCATCACCCTGCTGTCCCCAGAGGTGCACGGACAG GTGGAGAGGAGGGCCGCAGTGCATCCCCCCGGAGGAAACAAGGAGAATGCCCTTCACCAGGCAAGCCCCACCTCCACCAAGGGGTATGGCCCCACGTCGCTCCTCACGTGGAACAGGAAGAAAGGAGGGAGTGGAGGAGCAGGCGAGGCCACCAAGAGGTTCAGTGGGACCTTGGGCCTGGGGTTCAGGACCCTGCAAGACAAGGCTGTGTGCTGA